In one window of Clavelina lepadiformis chromosome 4, kaClaLepa1.1, whole genome shotgun sequence DNA:
- the LOC143453152 gene encoding cytosolic non-specific dipeptidase-like, translated as MSQLKKVFEYVDNHEDLYVQRLAEAVKIQSVSAAPEKRPEVVRMMEHTDNELKKLGFATELADIGRQTLSDGQVIPLPPILLATLGTDLKKKTLCVYGHLDVQPAKLEDGWDTEPFVLTEIDGKFYGRGSTDDKGPVLCWLNCIEAYQKLGIEVPVNLKFCFEGMEESGSLGLDELIVERKESFFGNVDYLCISDNYWLGKKKPCITYGLRGICYFFCEVQCSTKDLHSGVFGGSVHEAMGDLITIMSSLVDSKGKILIPGIYDSVAPVTEDELNLYRQIDFDLDDYRDDVGVEKLLYDKKEEVLMQRWRNPTLSLHGIEGAFSGAGAKTVIPRKVVGKFSVRLVPNQDPKVIQKLVTEHIEKVFAERESPNRLQIHLHEEAKPWLSDYNHPHYVCAKKAIKTVFDADPDLTREGATIPVALTFEEVTGKNMLLLPVGASDDGAHSQNEKFNRCNYMNGIKVMAAYLNELSNMD; from the exons ATGTCACAGTTGAAGAAGGTGTTTGAATATGTCGATAATCATGAAGATCTCTATGTCCAAAGACTTGCAGAAGCTGTAAAGATACAGAGTGTGTCGGCTGCGCCAGAAAAACGCCCAGAGGTTGTTCGAATGATGGAACACACTGATAATGAGCTGAAAAAACTTGGCTTTGCGACTGAGTTGGCTGACATAG GAAGGCAGACGCTGTCAGATGGTCAGGTAATTCCCCTTCCTCCGATCCTTCTTGCAACTTTGGGAACTGATCTGAAGAAGAAGACACTCTGTGTCTACGGCCATCTGGATGTTCAACCTGCAAAGTTGGAGGATGGGTGGGACACAGAACCATTTGTACTCACTGAG ATTGATGGGAAATTCTACGGCCGGGGTTCCACAGATGACAAGGGACCTGTTTTGTGCTGGTTGaattgcattgaagcgtatcagAAGCTGGGCATAGAAGTCCCAGTTAATTTGAAGTTTTGCTTTGAGGGAATGGAAGAATCTGGCTCCCTAGGACTTGATGAATTAATAGTTGAAAG AAAAGAGAGTTTTTTTGGCAACGTCGATTACCTCTGTATATCGGACAATTACTGGCTGGGTAAGAAGAAACCTTGCATCACCTATGGTCTGCGAGGAATTTGCTATTTCTTCTGTGAAGTCCAGTGTTCCACCAAGGATCTTCACTCGGGG GTCTTCGGAGGGAGCGTCCATGAAGCTATGGGTGACCTAATCACGATTATGTCATCGCTTGTGGACAGCAAAGGAAAAATACTTATACCGGGCATCTATGATTCAGTTGCACCG GTGACAGAAGATGAGCTCAATCTTTACCGTCAGATTGATTTTGATCTTGATGATTATCGCGATGATGTTGGAGTCGAGAAATTGCTCTATGATAAGAAAGAGGAAGTCCTGATGCAGAGATGGAGAAATCCAACTCTTTCGCTTCACGGAATCGAAG GTGCTTTTTCTGGTGCCGGTGCGAAAACTGTTATTCCAAGGAAAGTGGTTGGAAAGTTTTCAGTCCGTCTCGTTCCCAACCAGGATCCTAAAGTCATTCAGAAACTT GTCACTGAACACATCGAGAAAGTTTTTGCTGAGAGGGAAAGCCCCAATAGGCTCCAAATTCATCTCCACGAAGAGGCGAAACCGTGGCTTTCCGACTACAATCATCCGCATTACGTCTGCGCAAAGAAAGCAATTAAAACTG TGTTCGATGCCGATCCGGATTTAACCCGTGAAGGAGCGACCATACCAGTCGCCCTCACATTTGAGGAAGTCACCGGAAAGAACATGCTTCTACTTCCGGTGGGTGCCTCAGACGACGGGGCACATTCTCAGAACGAGAAGTTTAACAG ATGCAACTACATGAATGGAATTAAAGTGATGGCCGCCTATCTTAACGAGCTCTCCAACATGGACTAG